A part of Arthrobacter dokdonellae genomic DNA contains:
- a CDS encoding serine hydrolase domain-containing protein, with protein sequence MNFATDEFASVRRLFDSMLDADPAYSAQLAVYRDGVKVVDVVGGPDSSADSLTGVFSCSKGVAALAFSLLVQDGLIDVDAPVASYWPEFARHGKGGILVRELLSHQAGLVGVQGGFAMEEYNDLPAVADRLAGMAPLWRPGSVTFGYHALTMGVFLEELCRRVTGERLQDLYNRRIREPYSADMFLGLPESEEPRFRPVRFADEPPAGFLDPHSIAGMSGNVQAGNLLGLPNIRSVRAAGSCSGAGVGSADGLARVYAGAITGVDGLPAYLSAETVATMSQEQVWGLDRVFCDTSAFAITFMKSHPRMDFGSAQAFGHDGANAALGFADPLYGIGFGYVPAWNEEGATAGRGMQLSAAVRRAVLALR encoded by the coding sequence ATGAACTTTGCCACCGATGAATTCGCCTCCGTCCGCAGGCTTTTTGACTCAATGCTTGACGCCGATCCCGCCTACAGCGCCCAGCTGGCGGTCTACCGCGACGGCGTGAAGGTGGTGGACGTGGTGGGCGGACCGGATTCGTCGGCCGACTCGCTGACGGGCGTGTTCTCCTGCTCGAAGGGCGTGGCCGCCCTGGCCTTCAGCCTGCTGGTCCAGGACGGCCTCATCGACGTCGATGCCCCCGTGGCCTCCTACTGGCCCGAGTTTGCCCGCCATGGCAAGGGCGGCATCCTGGTCCGTGAACTGCTCTCCCACCAGGCCGGGCTGGTGGGCGTGCAGGGAGGCTTCGCCATGGAGGAATACAATGACCTTCCCGCCGTCGCGGACCGGCTCGCCGGCATGGCTCCGCTGTGGCGTCCCGGCAGCGTGACCTTCGGCTACCACGCCCTGACCATGGGCGTGTTCCTGGAGGAGCTATGCCGCAGGGTCACGGGCGAGCGGCTGCAGGACCTGTACAACCGGCGGATCCGAGAGCCCTATTCCGCGGACATGTTCCTGGGCCTGCCTGAATCCGAGGAGCCGCGCTTCCGTCCCGTCCGCTTCGCCGACGAACCCCCGGCGGGCTTCCTGGACCCTCACTCCATCGCGGGCATGTCCGGCAACGTCCAGGCCGGCAACCTGCTGGGGCTGCCCAACATTCGCAGTGTCCGCGCAGCGGGCAGCTGCAGTGGCGCCGGCGTGGGATCGGCCGACGGCCTGGCCCGCGTCTATGCCGGTGCCATCACCGGCGTGGACGGGCTGCCCGCCTACCTGTCGGCCGAAACCGTCGCCACCATGTCCCAGGAGCAGGTCTGGGGCCTCGACAGGGTCTTTTGCGACACCAGCGCGTTCGCCATCACGTTCATGAAGTCGCACCCGCGCATGGATTTTGGCAGCGCGCAGGCCTTCGGGCACGACGGCGCCAACGCGGCTTTGGGCTTTGCCGATCCCCTGTACGGGATCGGATTTGGCTACGTCCCGGCGTGGAACGAGGAGGGAGCCACCGCCGGCCGCGGCATGCAGCTCAGCGCCGCCGTGCGCAGGGCGGTTCTCGCTTTGCGCTGA
- a CDS encoding alpha-mannosidase → MHDKHTLIENRLKRVLAERILPAVHTPVAQLDLTAWHVEGGAGEPVDPAVALGLSGQDASAQSGAMDDDGPSFAPFAVGQAWGPAWGTSWIHLTGTVPPEAAEHKVELVVDLGFSQSWPGFQAEGLVYRPDGTAVKALNPLNTWIPVADSALGGEQIDLYVEAAANPFVFTDNPFVPTGLGEKSTAGPEPRYTMARADINIFNSDVWELVQDLEVLEQLAAELELGNPRRWDILYALERALDAVSLTDVPGTAAAARSELKQVLARPAHASAHQLSAVGHAHIDSAWLWPLRETVRKVARTASNVVNLLADHPELKYAMSSAQQYEWLKEQRPGVYARVKDAVAEGRFVPVGGMWVESDTNMVGSEAMARQFSYGQRFFRDNFGIQCQEVWLPDSFGYSAALPQIVKLAGAKWFLTQKISWNTVNKFPHHTFNWEGIDGTRVFTHFPPVDTYNSQLSGAELAHAVRNFRDKGAASRSLVPFGWGDGGGGPTREMLARARRTQNLEGSAQVAIASPAEFFAAAEAEYPHAPVWKGELYLELHRGTYTSQALTKQGNRRSEHLLREAELWSATAAVRGLLDYPYAELDRLWKLVLLHQFHDILPGSSIAWVHREAAERYAEIATDLNAIISPALLALAPPAPDLQPGAEADPQPLPNLASPAGDPLRAERDPAGYTLFNASPYPRRGIAPLSAGVPAPAAGGVTVERDGADVVVHNGLISVRFGADGVIGSILDVAADRELVPAGQGANLLQLHADFPNMWDAWDIDEFYKNTVTDIRGLDSMEVVVEDGSAEITIKRSFRNSHMSQRVRIAPDSKTIVVYNEVDWHERETLLKAAFPLDVHADHARFETQYGHIQRATHENTSWDNARFEVCAHRWVHVGEPGFGAAVVNDSTYGHDVSRHPGRNGSSFTTVRLSLLRGPRFPDPETDQGRHSFTYGLVVGADVQEAVAAGYALNLPWRGVPADGTAVEPVVSTDSRAALIECVKLADDRSGDVIVRLYEPLGARASVGLKASFAVASVAENNLLEQPYDAGSLTFADGRISVALRPFQILTLRLQRAGG, encoded by the coding sequence ATGCATGACAAGCACACCTTGATCGAGAACCGCCTCAAGCGTGTCCTGGCGGAACGGATCCTGCCCGCCGTCCACACCCCGGTGGCGCAGCTGGACCTGACGGCTTGGCATGTGGAGGGCGGCGCGGGGGAACCCGTTGACCCGGCCGTTGCGTTGGGGCTTAGCGGGCAGGATGCGTCCGCCCAGAGCGGCGCCATGGACGACGACGGTCCCTCCTTTGCGCCGTTCGCTGTCGGCCAGGCGTGGGGCCCGGCCTGGGGCACCAGCTGGATCCACCTCACCGGAACCGTCCCGCCGGAAGCCGCGGAGCACAAGGTGGAACTGGTGGTCGACCTGGGATTCAGCCAGTCGTGGCCGGGCTTCCAGGCCGAGGGGCTCGTGTACCGCCCGGACGGCACCGCGGTCAAGGCCCTGAACCCCCTGAACACCTGGATTCCGGTGGCGGACAGCGCTTTGGGCGGCGAACAAATCGACCTCTACGTCGAGGCGGCCGCCAACCCGTTTGTGTTCACGGACAACCCCTTTGTGCCCACCGGACTGGGCGAAAAATCAACGGCTGGCCCGGAACCGCGTTACACGATGGCCCGGGCCGACATCAACATTTTCAACAGCGACGTCTGGGAACTGGTGCAGGACCTGGAGGTGCTGGAGCAGCTGGCGGCCGAACTGGAACTGGGCAACCCGCGGCGCTGGGACATCCTCTACGCCCTGGAGCGCGCGCTCGACGCCGTTTCCCTCACGGACGTTCCCGGAACCGCGGCAGCCGCACGGTCCGAACTGAAGCAGGTGCTGGCCCGTCCGGCCCATGCCAGCGCCCACCAACTCAGCGCCGTCGGCCACGCACACATCGACTCGGCCTGGCTGTGGCCCCTGCGCGAGACGGTGCGGAAGGTGGCCCGCACGGCGTCGAACGTGGTGAACCTGCTGGCGGACCACCCCGAGCTGAAGTACGCCATGTCCTCCGCGCAGCAGTATGAATGGCTCAAGGAACAGCGCCCCGGGGTCTACGCGCGGGTCAAGGACGCCGTGGCGGAGGGCCGGTTCGTCCCGGTGGGCGGCATGTGGGTCGAATCCGACACCAACATGGTCGGCTCGGAGGCCATGGCCCGCCAGTTCAGCTACGGGCAGCGGTTCTTCCGCGACAACTTCGGCATCCAGTGCCAGGAGGTGTGGCTGCCCGACTCCTTTGGCTATTCCGCCGCCCTGCCCCAAATAGTGAAGCTGGCCGGCGCCAAGTGGTTCCTGACCCAGAAGATCTCCTGGAACACCGTCAACAAGTTCCCGCACCACACCTTCAACTGGGAGGGCATTGACGGCACCCGGGTGTTTACGCACTTCCCGCCCGTGGACACGTACAACTCCCAACTCTCCGGCGCCGAGCTGGCGCACGCCGTGCGGAATTTCCGCGACAAGGGCGCCGCATCCCGGTCGCTGGTGCCGTTTGGCTGGGGCGACGGCGGAGGGGGTCCCACGCGCGAGATGCTGGCGCGGGCGCGCCGCACCCAAAACCTGGAGGGTTCTGCGCAGGTCGCGATTGCCTCGCCGGCGGAGTTCTTCGCCGCGGCTGAAGCCGAATATCCGCACGCTCCGGTCTGGAAGGGCGAGCTGTACCTGGAGTTGCACCGCGGCACCTACACTTCCCAGGCGCTGACCAAGCAGGGCAACCGCCGCAGCGAGCACCTGCTGCGCGAGGCCGAACTGTGGAGCGCCACCGCCGCGGTGCGCGGCCTGCTCGACTACCCGTACGCCGAGCTGGACAGGCTCTGGAAGCTGGTGCTGCTCCACCAGTTCCACGACATCCTGCCCGGCTCCTCCATCGCCTGGGTGCACCGCGAGGCCGCCGAACGGTACGCCGAAATCGCCACCGACCTTAACGCGATCATCAGCCCGGCGCTGCTCGCGCTGGCGCCCCCGGCACCGGACCTCCAGCCGGGCGCGGAGGCGGACCCCCAACCGCTCCCCAACCTCGCAAGTCCTGCCGGGGATCCCTTGCGCGCGGAGCGGGATCCCGCGGGCTACACGCTCTTCAACGCCTCGCCCTACCCGCGCCGCGGCATTGCCCCGCTCAGCGCCGGCGTCCCGGCGCCAGCCGCGGGAGGGGTGACGGTGGAGCGGGACGGTGCAGACGTCGTCGTACATAACGGGCTCATCAGCGTCCGCTTCGGCGCGGACGGCGTGATCGGCTCGATCCTGGACGTGGCCGCGGACCGCGAGCTGGTGCCGGCCGGGCAGGGCGCCAACCTGCTGCAGCTGCACGCCGATTTCCCCAACATGTGGGACGCGTGGGACATTGACGAGTTTTACAAGAACACCGTCACGGACATCCGCGGGCTCGATTCGATGGAGGTGGTTGTGGAGGACGGAAGCGCCGAGATCACCATCAAAAGATCATTCCGCAATTCGCATATGTCCCAACGCGTACGCATCGCCCCGGACTCGAAGACCATCGTCGTCTACAACGAAGTCGACTGGCATGAGCGGGAGACGCTGCTCAAGGCCGCGTTCCCTCTTGACGTGCACGCGGATCATGCGCGGTTTGAGACGCAGTATGGGCACATTCAGCGTGCCACGCATGAGAACACCTCATGGGACAACGCCCGCTTTGAGGTGTGCGCGCACCGCTGGGTGCATGTGGGCGAACCCGGTTTCGGCGCGGCGGTTGTCAATGACTCCACCTACGGGCACGACGTTTCCCGCCACCCCGGGCGCAACGGGTCCAGCTTCACCACTGTTCGGCTGTCCCTGCTGCGCGGGCCGCGCTTCCCCGATCCGGAGACGGACCAGGGCCGGCATTCCTTCACTTACGGGCTCGTGGTGGGGGCCGACGTGCAGGAGGCCGTGGCCGCCGGCTACGCGCTGAACCTTCCATGGCGCGGCGTGCCGGCCGATGGCACCGCCGTCGAGCCCGTCGTCAGCACCGACTCGCGGGCCGCGCTGATTGAATGCGTCAAATTGGCCGACGACCGCAGCGGCGACGTCATCGTGCGCCTCTATGAGCCGCTGGGCGCCCGGGCATCGGTGGGCCTGAAGGCGTCCTTTGCCGTGGCCTCCGTGGCGGAAAACAACCTCCTGGAGCAGCCATACGACGCCGGATCGCTCACCTTTGCGGACGGGCGCATCAGCGTGGCGCTGCGCCCGTTCCAGATCCTCACGCTCAGGCTGCAGCGCGCGGGCGGTTGA
- a CDS encoding glycogen debranching N-terminal domain-containing protein: MSPRQPFLHDLSMLLAAPMQAWSGQDGQIRAQGAQGMYVADTRVVGEAVLTVNGEEPEPLGSAGPVFDSVVRAVGGAYADPLLLLARRRTVGPSRVAEEISLRSDLPDEVTVSVGLRIGVDFSPMTAVKSGGPRVPLAPVRRDGRWVASSGAVTASFEAPGAVAMADDGGIAFRWDVTIPPRGRAQVGWSVDAVDGQSPVAAARGESAGGIADAVGTAGPKPLRVSARDPRLAALVAQAQQDLSGLRMSAVERPDDAFLAAGAPWFFTLFGRDSIIAARMMLPVDPGLAAGTLRTLAARQGVENHPETAEQPGKILHELRRGELVLPANSHNDGLRLPPVYYGTVDATPLWISLLHDAWKWGMPEEAVRGLLGNLEAALGWLRDWADADGDGFLEYLDTTGHGLANQGWKDSGDSIRWRDGSLARGPIALAEVQGYAYRAALDGAELLEAMGRPGADEWRSWAAVLSEKFRAAFWCRDGLGTYPAIALDADKRPVDGVASNMGHLLGTGILSEEEGAVVAARLMHPSLFSGFGIRTLDTGNAGYWPLRYHCGSVWTHDSAVILGGLAASGHTADAAQLAAGLLNAAEGFGYRLPELFSGRPADDGGPQPYPSSCRPQAWAAASAVPILLATLGLEPQGAGRLPVAAAVVPTPFGAFSVSGLWANGRQFKVDVDAEGNTAVSAAG, from the coding sequence ATGTCCCCGCGCCAGCCCTTTCTCCATGACTTGAGCATGCTGCTCGCCGCGCCGATGCAGGCCTGGTCCGGGCAGGACGGGCAGATCCGCGCGCAGGGGGCGCAGGGCATGTACGTCGCCGACACCCGGGTGGTCGGCGAGGCCGTGTTGACCGTCAATGGCGAGGAACCTGAGCCGCTGGGTTCCGCCGGGCCGGTGTTTGATTCCGTGGTGCGGGCCGTGGGAGGGGCCTATGCGGACCCGCTGCTCCTGCTGGCGCGGCGCCGGACGGTCGGGCCCTCGCGCGTCGCGGAGGAGATTTCCCTCCGTTCCGACCTCCCCGACGAGGTGACGGTTTCCGTGGGGCTGCGGATCGGGGTCGACTTTTCACCCATGACGGCCGTCAAGTCCGGCGGTCCGCGGGTTCCCCTTGCGCCCGTCCGCCGTGACGGCCGGTGGGTGGCTTCCTCCGGCGCGGTGACGGCGTCGTTCGAGGCCCCGGGGGCTGTTGCCATGGCGGACGACGGCGGCATCGCCTTCCGCTGGGATGTCACCATCCCTCCCCGGGGCCGGGCGCAGGTGGGGTGGTCCGTCGATGCCGTGGACGGGCAGTCACCGGTTGCGGCCGCCCGCGGTGAGAGCGCCGGTGGGATCGCCGACGCGGTCGGGACGGCCGGGCCCAAGCCGCTGCGGGTCAGCGCGCGGGATCCACGGCTGGCAGCCTTGGTGGCCCAAGCCCAGCAGGACCTTTCCGGGCTCCGGATGTCCGCCGTCGAACGGCCCGACGACGCCTTCCTTGCTGCCGGGGCGCCGTGGTTCTTTACCTTGTTCGGGCGCGATTCGATCATTGCGGCCCGCATGATGCTGCCTGTGGACCCCGGGTTGGCGGCCGGGACGCTCCGCACCCTGGCCGCACGGCAGGGCGTTGAAAACCATCCCGAAACCGCCGAGCAGCCCGGGAAGATCCTGCATGAACTCCGCCGCGGCGAGCTGGTGCTGCCTGCCAACTCCCACAACGATGGGCTCCGCCTCCCGCCTGTCTATTACGGCACCGTGGATGCGACCCCGTTGTGGATCAGCCTGCTGCACGACGCCTGGAAATGGGGCATGCCGGAGGAAGCGGTGAGGGGGCTGCTGGGCAACCTGGAGGCGGCCCTTGGCTGGCTTCGCGACTGGGCGGACGCCGACGGCGACGGATTTCTGGAGTATCTCGACACCACCGGCCACGGCCTGGCGAACCAGGGCTGGAAGGACTCGGGGGACTCCATCCGCTGGCGTGACGGTTCCCTGGCCCGCGGACCCATCGCCCTGGCGGAGGTGCAGGGCTATGCGTACAGGGCCGCCTTGGACGGCGCCGAGCTGCTGGAGGCGATGGGCCGTCCCGGCGCGGACGAGTGGCGGTCCTGGGCCGCCGTCCTGTCCGAGAAGTTCCGCGCTGCCTTTTGGTGCAGGGACGGGCTGGGGACCTATCCCGCCATCGCCCTTGACGCGGACAAGCGCCCGGTGGACGGGGTGGCCAGCAACATGGGCCACCTGCTCGGGACGGGCATCCTGTCCGAGGAAGAAGGTGCCGTGGTGGCCGCGCGACTGATGCACCCGAGCCTGTTCTCGGGCTTCGGCATCCGCACCCTGGACACCGGCAACGCCGGCTACTGGCCCCTGCGCTACCACTGCGGATCGGTCTGGACGCACGACTCCGCCGTCATTCTGGGGGGGCTCGCGGCGTCGGGCCACACCGCGGACGCCGCGCAGCTTGCGGCCGGACTGCTCAATGCCGCGGAGGGCTTTGGCTATCGGCTGCCAGAACTTTTTTCAGGGCGTCCGGCGGATGACGGCGGTCCGCAGCCCTACCCGTCTTCCTGCCGCCCGCAGGCGTGGGCGGCCGCGTCCGCCGTCCCGATCCTGCTCGCGACCCTTGGGTTGGAACCGCAGGGCGCAGGTCGGCTGCCCGTTGCGGCAGCCGTGGTGCCGACGCCGTTCGGCGCCTTCAGCGTCTCCGGCCTGTGGGCCAACGGGCGGCAGTTCAAGGTGGATGTTGACGCGGAAGGGAACACGGCCGTCTCTGCCGCTGGGTGA
- a CDS encoding acyl-CoA dehydrogenase family protein — MSTHVDGPAAAPVNVTAEDARNAAEAARETTWERPSFAKGLYLGDFDLSLIHPHPQAPDDDVARGDAFLEELEAYARTMDPAIIERDALVPDEYLAGLARLGVFGMKIPRKYGGLGLNLTYYGRALAILGTVHPSFGALVSAHQSIGVPEPVKVFGTEEQRQKYLARCAAGAVTAFLLTEPDVGSDPARMACAAVPTEDGSEYVLDGVKLWTTNGVIAELVVVMAVVPSRGLDGNGKRTGGITAFVVEADSPGITVEHRNKFMGLRGIENGVTRFHQVRVPAENRLGREGQGLKIALTTLNTGRLSIPAMAAGAGKWSLKIAREWSNARTQWGHPVGQHESVGKKLAFMAATTFALEAVFELSAALADAGMKDVRIEAALAKLWSSEMSYRCADELVQVRGGRGYETAESLAARGERAVPAEQLLRDLRINRIFEGSTEIMHLLIAREAVDAHLAAAGDLASTTATLQQKGKAAVAASGFYAKWLPQLVVGKGLDPRSYNEFGPLAKHLRYVERESRRLARQTFYGMGRWQGRLEYKQAFLGRIVDIGAELFAIAACCSRVEMIRLKDPAQGRSALQLADAFAGQSRLRIEALFSDLWHNTDDADSSLSASLLAGDYAWLEDGIIDLSEGTGPWIADATPGPTTREDQHRKYR; from the coding sequence ATGAGCACACATGTTGACGGTCCGGCCGCGGCGCCCGTAAATGTCACGGCCGAGGACGCGCGCAATGCGGCTGAGGCGGCGCGGGAAACCACGTGGGAGCGGCCCAGCTTTGCCAAGGGCCTTTACCTGGGCGACTTTGACCTGAGCCTGATCCACCCGCATCCGCAGGCCCCGGACGACGACGTGGCGCGCGGCGACGCCTTCCTCGAGGAGCTGGAGGCCTATGCCCGCACCATGGACCCGGCCATCATTGAACGGGACGCCCTGGTCCCGGACGAATACCTCGCCGGACTCGCCAGGCTCGGCGTCTTTGGCATGAAGATCCCGCGCAAGTACGGCGGCCTGGGCCTGAACCTGACCTACTACGGCCGCGCCCTGGCCATCCTGGGCACCGTCCACCCCTCCTTCGGCGCGCTGGTCTCCGCCCATCAGTCCATCGGCGTCCCGGAACCCGTCAAGGTCTTTGGCACGGAAGAGCAAAGGCAGAAGTACCTGGCCCGCTGTGCCGCGGGGGCCGTCACCGCCTTCCTGCTGACCGAGCCCGACGTCGGCTCCGACCCCGCGCGCATGGCCTGCGCCGCCGTCCCCACCGAGGACGGATCCGAATACGTCCTGGACGGCGTCAAGCTGTGGACCACCAACGGCGTCATCGCCGAACTGGTCGTGGTCATGGCGGTGGTGCCCTCGCGGGGCCTGGATGGGAACGGCAAAAGGACCGGCGGCATCACCGCCTTTGTGGTGGAGGCCGATTCCCCCGGCATCACGGTGGAGCACCGCAACAAGTTCATGGGCCTGCGTGGCATTGAAAACGGCGTCACCCGCTTCCACCAGGTCCGGGTGCCCGCGGAGAACCGGCTGGGCCGCGAAGGGCAGGGGCTGAAGATCGCCCTGACCACGCTGAACACCGGCCGGCTGTCCATCCCCGCCATGGCCGCCGGCGCCGGCAAGTGGTCGCTGAAGATCGCCCGCGAATGGTCCAACGCGCGCACCCAGTGGGGCCACCCCGTGGGCCAGCACGAGTCCGTGGGCAAGAAACTGGCTTTCATGGCCGCCACCACCTTCGCCCTGGAAGCCGTCTTTGAACTGTCGGCCGCATTGGCCGACGCCGGCATGAAGGACGTGCGGATCGAGGCCGCCCTGGCGAAGCTGTGGTCCTCGGAAATGTCCTACCGGTGCGCCGACGAGCTGGTGCAGGTGCGCGGCGGCCGCGGCTATGAAACGGCCGAATCCCTCGCGGCCCGCGGCGAGCGCGCCGTCCCGGCGGAGCAGCTGCTGCGCGACCTGCGCATCAACCGGATCTTTGAGGGCTCCACGGAGATCATGCACCTACTGATCGCCCGCGAGGCGGTGGACGCGCACCTGGCCGCCGCCGGCGACCTGGCCTCCACCACGGCGACGCTGCAGCAAAAGGGCAAGGCCGCCGTGGCGGCCAGCGGCTTCTACGCCAAGTGGCTCCCGCAGCTGGTGGTGGGCAAGGGCCTGGACCCCCGCTCCTACAACGAGTTCGGCCCCCTCGCCAAGCACCTGCGCTACGTGGAACGCGAATCCCGGCGCCTGGCCCGCCAGACCTTCTACGGGATGGGGCGCTGGCAGGGCAGGCTCGAGTACAAGCAGGCATTCCTGGGCCGGATTGTGGACATCGGAGCCGAGCTGTTTGCCATTGCCGCCTGCTGCAGCAGGGTGGAGATGATCCGGCTCAAGGACCCCGCTCAGGGCCGGTCCGCGCTCCAGCTCGCCGACGCGTTTGCCGGCCAGTCCCGGCTGCGCATCGAGGCCCTGTTCAGCGACCTTTGGCACAACACGGACGACGCCGATTCCTCCCTCTCCGCCTCCCTCCTGGCCGGCGACTACGCCTGGCTGGAGGACGGGATCATCGACCTGTCCGAAGGCACCGGCCCGTGGATCGCCGACGCCACACCCGGCCCCACCACGCGGGAGGACCAACACCGTAAATACCGGTAA